A single window of Granulicella mallensis MP5ACTX8 DNA harbors:
- a CDS encoding efflux transporter outer membrane subunit, protein MTTFRQYAAITSAAAVLLLAGCRVGPKYHAPPAIAQAPPATYKESPTQFPGSDDWKVAQPQDAMLHGKWWEIYNDPELNALEDKLNIDNQNIKQFFENFMEARTLIAQARSQLYPTVGTSPAYTRSGTSANLTTATTAGAGVNHTSTLASLPFDVSWAPDLWGKVRNTISEQQYAAQLSAADLENERLTEQATLAITFFEIRGQDALQGVLDRTVEADKKSLDLTQSQYDTGIGDRISVVEARNTLQNAQAAATNVGLLRAQYEHAIAVLIGTNPSSFSIPVKALDAAPPAIPIGVPTQLLERRPDIAAAERNMASANAQIGIAYAAYYPTLTLSASGGLESSAWSHLFDWSSRFWSVGPAVSETIYDGGLRRATVNQFISTYNADVASYRQTVLTAFQQVEDSLSSTRILSHQIQQQQDAEKSAQESLDLEMGRYTTGIDPYIDVVTAQTTLLSDQQTLATLHTQVMTSSVQLIEALGGGWDRSQLPTPADVSKKLTKDETTIQK, encoded by the coding sequence ATGACTACCTTCCGTCAATATGCCGCTATTACCTCTGCTGCCGCAGTCCTGCTGCTGGCAGGCTGCAGGGTCGGCCCCAAGTACCATGCGCCGCCGGCCATCGCACAGGCCCCTCCGGCCACGTATAAAGAGTCGCCCACTCAGTTCCCCGGCTCCGACGACTGGAAGGTCGCACAACCGCAGGACGCCATGCTGCATGGCAAGTGGTGGGAGATCTACAACGACCCCGAACTCAATGCGCTCGAAGACAAGCTGAACATTGACAACCAGAACATCAAGCAGTTCTTCGAGAACTTCATGGAAGCGCGCACGCTGATCGCACAGGCCCGCTCCCAGCTCTATCCCACGGTCGGCACATCGCCGGCCTACACTCGTTCCGGCACTTCTGCGAACCTGACAACGGCAACAACAGCAGGCGCTGGGGTCAATCACACCTCAACCCTCGCATCCCTTCCCTTCGATGTCTCCTGGGCACCGGACCTGTGGGGCAAGGTACGCAACACCATCAGCGAGCAGCAATATGCTGCCCAGTTAAGTGCTGCCGACCTGGAGAACGAGCGTCTTACCGAGCAAGCCACGCTGGCGATCACCTTCTTTGAGATTCGCGGTCAGGACGCCTTGCAAGGTGTCCTGGACCGGACCGTGGAAGCCGATAAAAAGTCGCTGGACCTGACGCAGTCGCAGTACGACACGGGGATCGGCGATCGGATCTCGGTCGTCGAGGCGAGAAACACGCTGCAGAATGCTCAAGCCGCCGCGACCAATGTCGGCCTGCTGCGCGCGCAGTACGAGCATGCCATCGCCGTGCTGATCGGAACGAACCCGTCCAGCTTCTCCATCCCTGTAAAGGCCCTGGACGCCGCTCCGCCCGCCATTCCTATCGGGGTTCCGACCCAGTTGCTGGAACGCAGGCCGGATATCGCCGCAGCAGAGCGGAATATGGCCTCGGCCAATGCCCAGATCGGGATAGCCTATGCCGCTTACTATCCCACGTTGACGCTTAGCGCTTCGGGAGGTCTTGAGAGTTCCGCCTGGAGCCATCTCTTCGACTGGTCAAGTCGCTTCTGGTCGGTTGGCCCGGCGGTATCCGAGACCATCTACGATGGCGGCCTGCGCCGCGCCACCGTCAACCAGTTCATCTCTACCTACAACGCAGACGTCGCCAGCTACCGCCAGACGGTTCTTACTGCATTCCAGCAGGTTGAGGACTCTCTATCCTCCACACGCATCCTGTCCCACCAGATTCAACAGCAGCAGGACGCTGAAAAGTCAGCGCAGGAGTCTCTCGATCTGGAGATGGGACGCTACACCACGGGTATCGATCCTTACATCGATGTTGTGACAGCGCAGACCACGTTGCTATCGGACCAGCAGACCCTCGCCACGCTGCACACGCAGGTGATGACGTCGTCGGTGCAATTGATCGAGGCTCTTGGCGGAGGGTGGGATCGCTCGCAGTTGCCTACACCGGCGGATGTGTCGAAGAAGTTGACCAAGGACGAGACGACGATTCAGAAGTAA
- a CDS encoding efflux RND transporter periplasmic adaptor subunit: protein MQSDSNERPIIGTDHQLPAPPPEKPKQSGVVRLIVWVLLLLIFGVGFFLVLRHHDEPKPATGRHAAGGTATITTVTARQGNIGVYLDSIGTVTPVYTSSITSQVNGIVTAVHYKEGQLVRKGDPLIDIDSRIYRATLLEAQGTLEKDQAVLAQAQMDLERYQAAWAKNAIPKQTLDDQEKIVLQDQGTVKNDQGTVQFDQIQVDYCHIVAPFTGRVGLRLVDPGNVVQSTGGTTLALITQIQPITVIFTIPEDYLGQVQPALRKKAKLDVDAYDRTGLKQITSGSLLTLDNQIDTTTGTVKARASFDNKDSVLYPNEFVNTRLLVNTLQNATLVPTSAIQHNGQVAFVYVIQDNVAHLKNVKAGVTDGDTTEVTGINPGDVLADSSFDKLQDKAKVVISKQPVPTSGTTGSTAP, encoded by the coding sequence TTGCAATCTGATTCGAATGAGCGCCCGATTATCGGCACCGATCATCAACTACCCGCCCCCCCACCAGAGAAGCCCAAACAAAGCGGAGTGGTGAGGTTGATCGTATGGGTCCTTTTACTCCTCATCTTCGGTGTGGGATTCTTTCTGGTTCTGCGTCACCACGATGAGCCGAAGCCAGCAACCGGGCGTCATGCCGCCGGCGGAACCGCGACGATCACCACCGTCACGGCACGGCAGGGCAACATCGGGGTCTATCTTGATTCCATTGGAACCGTCACGCCCGTCTACACCTCCTCCATCACCAGCCAGGTGAACGGCATCGTCACGGCGGTGCACTATAAAGAGGGTCAGCTCGTGCGCAAGGGCGATCCGCTAATCGATATCGATTCGCGGATCTATCGCGCCACCCTGCTGGAAGCACAAGGCACCCTGGAGAAGGATCAGGCCGTTCTCGCGCAGGCGCAGATGGACCTGGAGCGCTATCAGGCTGCCTGGGCCAAGAACGCCATTCCCAAACAGACACTGGACGATCAGGAAAAGATCGTTCTGCAGGATCAGGGAACCGTCAAGAACGACCAGGGAACGGTCCAGTTCGACCAGATCCAGGTAGATTACTGCCACATTGTCGCCCCCTTCACCGGGCGGGTTGGCTTGCGGCTGGTGGATCCGGGCAATGTCGTTCAATCGACCGGCGGCACGACCCTCGCGCTGATCACGCAGATTCAGCCGATCACCGTCATCTTCACCATCCCCGAAGACTATCTCGGACAGGTACAGCCTGCGCTGCGCAAGAAGGCCAAGCTGGACGTGGATGCCTATGACCGGACCGGCCTGAAGCAGATTACGAGCGGCAGCCTGCTGACCCTGGACAACCAGATCGACACGACGACCGGAACCGTAAAGGCCCGCGCTTCGTTCGACAACAAGGACTCTGTTCTCTATCCCAACGAGTTCGTGAATACCCGCCTGCTCGTGAACACCCTGCAGAACGCTACGCTGGTGCCGACCTCGGCCATTCAGCATAACGGCCAGGTGGCGTTTGTCTATGTCATCCAGGACAACGTCGCCCACCTGAAGAACGTCAAGGCAGGTGTGACCGACGGCGATACTACCGAAGTCACCGGCATCAATCCTGGAGATGTTCTGGCTGACAGCAGCTTCGACAAGCTCCAGGACAAGGCCAAGGTCGTCATCTCCAAACAACCGGTTCCGACCAGCGGCACCACTGGGAGTACCGCTCCTTGA
- a CDS encoding efflux RND transporter permease subunit — protein sequence MSLSTPFIHRPVATTLLTIAVAIAGAIAFTVLPVSPLPQVDFPTISVGASLPGASADIMASSIATPLERQFGHIAGVTEMTSSSSLGATSITIQFDLSRNIDGAARDVEAAINAARTYLPTNLPSNPTYRKVNPADSPIMIIALTSDIYGPDKLYDEASTVMEQKLSQIEGVGQVSAGGGALPSVRVEVNPTKLASYGLAMSDLQAMLSLQNTNLARGQITNGDASADIVVNGQISHAEEYKPLIVGYHNGTAIHLSDVSDVVDSVQNVRAGGYLNGKRAIVLIVFRQPGANIIDTVDRIDEQMPSLQATIPQGITITKVLDRTTTIRASVDDVERTLILSVCLVIVVVFIFLRNGRATLIPAVAVPVSLIGTFAIMYMCGYSLDNLSLMALTISTGFVVDDAIVVMENITRHIEDGVAPFAAALKGAQEIGFTVVSISISLIAVFIPLLLMGGIVGRLFREFAVTLSTAILVSMAVSLTTTPMMCAYLLKSEHNKKHGRLYMAMEGAFDWVLNIYRKSLHWVLGNPGLTLTVLFLTIALNVVIIIKIPKGFFPQQDTGTLSGAIRGPQDASYPVMNASLLQAEEVIKKDPSVQNVIGFTGGQGATNTGNLFVILKPLNIRKIGAPDIINRLRAPLNKLTGASTFLQASQDLRIGGRSSNALYQYTIEADNVTDLQTWGPKLLEQMTHLHGLQDVSSDQQNGGLDELLSYDRVTAAKLGQTAQSLDNGLYGAFGQSEVSLIYTQLNQYYVVLEVAPQYWAHPEGLENIYFHDASSSSKTASGNTPLFTMARASANTTPLALNHTGLFPSVTVSFNLAPGVSLSEATLAIEQMQQKLGTPTSIQGFFAGTLQAYQQSLGTEPVLVLTALIAVYIVLGVLYESLMHPLTILSTLPSASVGAMLALMLFKEDLNVISIIGIVLLIGIVKKNAIMMIDFALQQEREGGMNTEDAIFEACMLRFRPILMTTMAALFGALPLAFGTGTGSELRRPLGITIVGGLIVSQLLTLYTTPVVYLTLDKLRLRMSGKEHDDFHATDGLAASASE from the coding sequence ATGAGTCTCTCCACTCCGTTCATCCATAGGCCGGTAGCCACAACGCTGCTCACGATTGCCGTAGCGATCGCCGGAGCCATCGCGTTCACGGTGCTGCCGGTCTCCCCGTTGCCCCAGGTGGACTTCCCTACCATCTCTGTCGGTGCCAGCCTTCCGGGCGCGAGTGCCGACATTATGGCGTCGTCCATTGCGACCCCTCTCGAGCGGCAGTTCGGCCACATCGCCGGCGTAACGGAGATGACCTCGTCCAGCAGCCTGGGCGCGACCTCAATTACCATCCAGTTCGACCTGAGCCGCAATATCGATGGCGCGGCGCGCGACGTGGAGGCGGCGATCAATGCCGCCCGGACGTATCTGCCCACCAACCTGCCCAGCAACCCGACGTATCGCAAGGTCAATCCGGCCGATTCGCCGATCATGATCATTGCCCTGACGTCCGACATCTACGGCCCGGACAAGCTCTATGACGAAGCCTCTACCGTCATGGAGCAGAAGCTGTCGCAGATTGAGGGTGTAGGACAGGTAAGCGCCGGCGGCGGTGCCCTGCCCTCGGTCCGCGTCGAGGTTAATCCGACCAAGCTCGCCAGCTACGGGCTGGCGATGTCGGACCTGCAGGCCATGCTGAGCCTGCAAAACACCAATCTCGCGCGTGGCCAGATTACCAATGGCGACGCCAGCGCCGACATCGTGGTGAACGGCCAGATCTCGCATGCCGAGGAGTACAAGCCGCTCATTGTCGGTTACCACAACGGGACGGCGATCCACCTGTCCGACGTGTCCGATGTCGTCGACTCCGTGCAGAACGTGCGCGCCGGCGGCTACCTGAACGGCAAACGCGCCATCGTACTCATCGTCTTCCGTCAGCCAGGCGCCAATATCATCGATACGGTCGACCGTATCGATGAGCAGATGCCCTCGCTCCAGGCGACGATCCCGCAGGGCATCACCATCACGAAGGTCCTGGACCGCACGACGACGATCCGCGCTTCAGTGGATGACGTCGAACGGACGCTGATTCTCTCCGTCTGCCTGGTCATCGTCGTAGTGTTTATCTTCCTGCGCAACGGCAGGGCGACGCTCATTCCTGCCGTGGCAGTTCCGGTTTCGCTGATCGGCACCTTTGCGATCATGTACATGTGCGGCTACAGCCTCGACAACCTGTCGTTGATGGCCCTGACGATCTCGACCGGCTTCGTGGTGGACGACGCGATCGTCGTGATGGAGAACATCACGCGCCATATCGAAGATGGCGTGGCCCCCTTCGCGGCAGCGCTGAAGGGGGCACAAGAGATCGGCTTTACCGTGGTGTCCATCAGCATCTCGCTCATTGCGGTCTTTATTCCGCTGCTGCTGATGGGCGGAATCGTGGGCCGTCTCTTCCGCGAGTTTGCCGTGACGCTCTCTACCGCCATCCTGGTATCGATGGCGGTCTCCCTGACCACAACGCCCATGATGTGCGCCTATCTCCTGAAGAGCGAGCACAACAAAAAGCATGGCCGGCTCTACATGGCGATGGAGGGAGCTTTCGATTGGGTCCTGAATATCTATCGAAAGAGCCTGCATTGGGTGCTGGGAAATCCGGGGCTCACCCTCACCGTTCTGTTTTTGACCATCGCGCTCAATGTGGTCATCATCATCAAGATCCCCAAGGGCTTCTTCCCGCAACAGGACACAGGCACCTTGTCGGGAGCCATTCGCGGGCCCCAGGATGCCTCCTATCCGGTGATGAATGCCTCTCTGCTGCAGGCTGAGGAAGTCATCAAGAAAGATCCATCCGTTCAGAACGTGATCGGCTTTACCGGAGGCCAGGGCGCGACCAACACCGGAAACCTCTTCGTCATCCTCAAGCCTTTGAATATCCGGAAGATCGGCGCCCCGGACATCATCAACCGCCTGCGCGCGCCGCTAAACAAGCTGACCGGAGCCTCTACTTTTCTCCAGGCGTCGCAGGACCTGCGCATCGGTGGCCGCTCCAGTAATGCGCTCTATCAATACACCATCGAAGCCGACAATGTGACCGACCTCCAGACCTGGGGACCGAAGCTGCTGGAGCAGATGACGCATCTTCACGGCCTGCAGGATGTGAGCTCCGACCAACAGAACGGCGGTCTTGACGAGTTGCTGTCCTACGATCGCGTTACGGCGGCAAAGCTCGGCCAGACGGCCCAGTCGCTGGATAACGGCCTGTACGGAGCCTTTGGCCAGTCGGAAGTTTCGCTCATCTATACGCAGTTGAACCAGTACTATGTCGTGCTGGAAGTCGCCCCGCAATACTGGGCCCACCCAGAAGGGTTGGAGAATATCTACTTCCACGACGCTTCGAGCAGCAGCAAGACAGCAAGCGGCAACACGCCGCTCTTCACCATGGCCAGAGCCAGCGCCAATACGACTCCCCTGGCGCTCAACCATACCGGGCTCTTTCCTTCGGTGACGGTGTCGTTCAATCTCGCGCCCGGTGTTTCGCTCAGCGAGGCCACGCTGGCCATCGAGCAGATGCAGCAGAAGCTCGGTACGCCCACGTCGATCCAGGGCTTCTTCGCCGGAACGCTGCAGGCCTACCAGCAGTCACTCGGCACCGAGCCGGTGTTGGTGTTGACGGCCTTGATCGCGGTCTATATCGTTCTGGGCGTACTGTATGAGAGCCTGATGCACCCGCTCACCATCCTGTCCACCCTGCCTTCGGCAAGTGTGGGCGCCATGCTGGCGCTGATGCTCTTCAAGGAAGACCTGAACGTCATCTCGATCATAGGCATCGTTCTCTTAATCGGTATCGTTAAGAAGAACGCCATCATGATGATCGACTTCGCCCTGCAGCAGGAACGCGAAGGCGGAATGAATACGGAAGACGCCATCTTCGAAGCCTGCATGCTGCGTTTCCGCCCCATTTTGATGACCACCATGGCGGCACTCTTCGGCGCTCTTCCCCTGGCCTTTGGAACAGGCACGGGATCCGAGCTTCGCCGTCCGCTGGGCATCACCATCGTCGGCGGCCTGATCGTCAGCCAACTGCTTACGCTCTATACGACTCCGGTCGTCTACCTCACACTCGACAAGCTGCGTCTTCGTATGTCGGGCAAAGAGCACGACGATTTTCATGCCACGGATGGCCTCGCGGCCTCCGCATCAGAGTAA
- a CDS encoding efflux RND transporter permease subunit, giving the protein MSPSRPFILRPVATALLMAAILLVGIVGYTQLPVSALPEVDYPTIQVLTFYPGASPDVMATTVTAPLERQFGEMQGLSQMTSTSAGGNSVIVLQFNLSLNIDIAEEEVQSAINAAQSFLPANLPAPPIYSKTNPADAPVLTLAVTSNTIPLSQVEDLVDTRLAPKISQLSGVGLVSISGGQKPAVRIQVNPTALSSYGINLEDLRTAVSQSSVNAAKGNFDGPRQDYQIDANDQLVTSDDYKKVVVAYRNGAPVMLTDVATIVDGVENTTQAAWMNQTPAIILNVQRQPGGNTISVVKSIKALLPQLEANLPKGIQVTTLTDLTTPIQASVDDVEFELMLTIGLVVLVIFLFLRNLYATIIPSVAVPLSLVGTFAAMYALGYSLDNLSLMALTISTGFVVDDAIVMVENISRYLEEGDSPMQAALKGAEQIGFTILSLTVSLIAVLIPLLFMGDVVGRLFREFAVTLAVTIVISAVVSLTLTPMMASRILKHDPEATQGRFYQASERVFEWMIAFYGRTLSFVLRFQTITLFVALATLMLTIYLYIIIPKGFFPVQDTGVIQGISQAPPTIGTKAMAKKQQDLANIILQDPAVESLSSFIGPDGTNTTLNSGRMSINLKPLEQRNLSASDVIRRLQSSLSKVDGIQLFMQPVQNITVDDRVSRTQYQYTLEDPDQNELNDWTARFVTKLKQLPELEDVATDQQMGGLAVSLVLDRPTASRMGIAPTTVDNTLYDAFGQRQINTMYTQLNQYHVILEAQPQFQLDPNKLNHLYIQSNASSGASGAGASTSSGNGSTSAGSNALTGSALFTPSANTLSPAVNALTSSTAASSGGATSAGTTSSSFGSPVPLSAFSHFETTTEALSIAHQGQFPSITVSFNLAPNAALGGAIDSITKVQKDMHMPASVQADFQGTAASFRNSLSNEPLLILAALVTVYIVLGVLYESFIHPITILSTLPSAGVGAFLSLILFHQDLSVVAIIGIVLLIGIVKKNGIMMVDFALEAERHHGKNSTEAIYEACLLRFRPIMMTTMAALLGGLPLAFGHGIGSELRRPLGIAMVGGLMLSQVLTLYTTPVIYIFFDNLAKRFSRKPKEDHVEPHNGDAPQPAGLS; this is encoded by the coding sequence TTGAGTCCTTCACGCCCATTTATTCTCCGTCCTGTTGCGACGGCGCTGCTCATGGCGGCAATTCTGCTGGTTGGCATTGTCGGTTATACGCAGCTCCCCGTCTCCGCGTTGCCGGAGGTCGATTATCCGACGATCCAGGTGCTCACGTTCTATCCGGGCGCCAGCCCGGACGTCATGGCCACCACGGTCACCGCTCCGCTTGAACGGCAGTTCGGCGAGATGCAGGGCCTGAGCCAGATGACCTCCACGAGCGCCGGCGGCAACTCGGTGATCGTGCTGCAGTTCAACCTGAGCCTGAACATCGATATCGCGGAAGAAGAAGTACAGTCGGCGATCAATGCCGCGCAGAGCTTCCTCCCCGCGAACCTGCCGGCACCGCCGATCTACAGCAAGACGAACCCCGCCGACGCTCCCGTACTGACGCTGGCGGTTACCTCCAACACGATTCCCCTCTCGCAGGTGGAAGACCTCGTCGACACCCGGCTGGCGCCTAAGATCTCGCAGCTCAGCGGTGTAGGCCTTGTAAGCATCAGCGGCGGCCAGAAGCCGGCCGTTCGTATCCAGGTCAATCCGACCGCGCTGTCTTCCTACGGAATCAACCTCGAAGACCTCCGCACGGCGGTCTCGCAGTCCAGCGTCAACGCCGCCAAGGGCAACTTCGATGGGCCCCGGCAGGACTACCAGATCGACGCGAACGACCAGCTCGTGACCAGCGACGACTACAAGAAAGTTGTAGTGGCGTATCGCAATGGCGCACCGGTCATGCTGACCGACGTCGCTACCATCGTGGATGGGGTGGAAAACACCACGCAGGCAGCCTGGATGAACCAGACGCCGGCCATCATCCTCAACGTGCAGCGACAGCCCGGCGGCAACACCATCAGCGTCGTCAAGAGCATCAAGGCCCTGCTGCCGCAACTGGAAGCGAACCTGCCCAAGGGCATCCAGGTCACCACGCTCACCGATTTGACCACTCCCATCCAGGCGTCCGTCGATGACGTTGAGTTTGAACTCATGCTGACGATCGGACTGGTCGTCCTCGTCATCTTCCTCTTCCTGCGCAATCTGTACGCCACCATCATTCCGAGCGTCGCCGTGCCCCTGTCGCTGGTCGGCACCTTCGCGGCGATGTACGCCCTGGGATACAGCCTCGACAACCTGTCGCTCATGGCGTTGACCATCTCGACGGGCTTCGTCGTCGACGACGCGATCGTCATGGTGGAGAACATCTCGCGCTACCTGGAAGAGGGCGACTCGCCGATGCAGGCCGCGCTGAAGGGCGCCGAGCAGATCGGCTTCACCATTCTCTCGCTGACGGTTTCGCTGATCGCCGTGCTGATTCCACTGCTCTTCATGGGCGATGTCGTCGGCCGTCTCTTCCGCGAGTTCGCCGTCACCCTGGCCGTCACCATCGTGATCTCCGCCGTGGTTTCGCTGACGCTCACGCCAATGATGGCTTCGCGCATCCTGAAACACGATCCCGAAGCCACCCAGGGACGCTTCTACCAGGCCTCAGAGCGTGTCTTCGAGTGGATGATCGCGTTCTACGGACGCACGCTGAGCTTCGTTCTGCGGTTTCAGACGATCACCCTCTTCGTTGCGCTCGCCACTTTGATGCTCACGATCTACCTGTACATCATCATTCCCAAGGGCTTCTTCCCTGTACAGGACACCGGCGTCATCCAGGGCATCTCGCAGGCTCCTCCCACCATCGGCACAAAGGCCATGGCGAAGAAGCAGCAGGACCTGGCCAACATCATTCTTCAGGACCCCGCGGTTGAGAGCCTGTCTTCCTTTATCGGCCCCGACGGCACCAACACCACGCTCAACAGCGGCCGCATGTCGATCAACCTCAAGCCACTCGAGCAGCGCAACCTGAGCGCTTCGGACGTCATCCGCAGACTCCAGTCGAGCTTGAGCAAGGTAGACGGCATTCAACTCTTCATGCAGCCGGTGCAGAACATCACGGTCGATGACCGCGTCAGCCGCACCCAGTACCAGTACACGCTGGAAGATCCCGACCAAAACGAACTGAATGACTGGACGGCCCGCTTCGTGACGAAGCTGAAGCAATTGCCTGAGCTGGAAGACGTGGCTACCGATCAGCAGATGGGTGGCCTCGCGGTATCCCTCGTGCTGGATCGTCCCACCGCTTCCCGCATGGGCATCGCTCCGACGACCGTCGATAACACGCTTTACGACGCCTTCGGTCAGCGGCAGATCAACACGATGTACACGCAGTTGAATCAGTACCACGTGATTCTCGAGGCCCAGCCACAGTTCCAGCTCGACCCCAACAAGCTGAATCACCTGTACATCCAGTCCAACGCCTCTTCAGGGGCCAGCGGAGCGGGCGCTTCCACCTCTTCGGGGAACGGCTCCACTTCCGCCGGATCGAATGCCCTTACCGGCTCCGCGCTCTTTACGCCTTCCGCAAACACTCTTTCACCGGCAGTCAACGCTCTTACTTCGAGCACGGCGGCTTCCAGTGGCGGCGCGACTTCGGCCGGTACGACCAGCTCATCCTTCGGCAGCCCCGTTCCGCTGAGCGCCTTCTCGCACTTCGAGACCACGACCGAAGCGCTCTCCATCGCGCACCAGGGACAGTTCCCGTCGATCACCGTCTCTTTCAACCTGGCTCCGAACGCCGCTCTCGGCGGCGCCATCGACTCCATCACCAAGGTGCAGAAGGACATGCACATGCCGGCCAGCGTGCAGGCCGACTTCCAGGGTACCGCCGCCTCTTTCAGGAATTCCCTCTCCAACGAGCCTCTTCTGATCCTTGCGGCACTGGTGACTGTTTATATCGTTCTGGGCGTTCTGTATGAGAGCTTCATCCACCCCATCACGATTCTGTCGACTCTCCCCTCGGCCGGTGTAGGAGCCTTCCTTTCGCTCATCCTCTTCCACCAGGATCTGAGCGTCGTGGCCATCATCGGTATCGTGCTGCTCATCGGTATCGTTAAGAAAAACGGCATTATGATGGTGGACTTCGCCCTGGAGGCGGAGCGGCACCACGGAAAGAACTCTACCGAAGCGATCTACGAGGCCTGCCTCCTGCGCTTCCGTCCGATCATGATGACCACCATGGCGGCGCTGCTTGGCGGTCTTCCGCTGGCGTTCGGGCACGGCATCGGTTCCGAACTGCGCAGGCCTCTCGGTATTGCGATGGTGGGCGGCTTGATGCTCAGCCAGGTGCTGACGCTCTACACGACCCCGGTTATCTATATCTTCTTCGACAACCTGGCGAAGCGCTTCTCGCGCAAGCCCAAGGAAGACCACGTTGAGCCCCACAACGGCGATGCCCCTCAACCGGCAGGACTGTCATGA